The sequence below is a genomic window from Haematobia irritans isolate KBUSLIRL chromosome 3, ASM5000362v1, whole genome shotgun sequence.
ttatatttataagaaattataaatgtttaatcaaatcaatagatGTTTATTcacatcgtgttttacttgaccacaattgtagaagtacaattatcttaaaattcactttttctgatagtttgcaggggttcttattggcgtccttcgaaattgatctaaataggcacctaataattgtacTGATGAGTAacattttcgtagtaacttggcgtggtacaacttctcaatagtgacggcgcttttccgacgagtttttgatgtcgtatatgatttttttcgatgtagtggggattctcagaagcgcccccaaattcaaaaaatgttggaagggattggtgaacaatttttgactttccaaatggaataaagtgatagtttttcaaatatttttccagtcacgctgcctccattgggaataaaagaactggctgatagacgctacaagatgtaacttgcaactcaacatcaatcttttattaatgcacaaaaatatgttaaatgtgatgtgatagtcgtataaatattatatttatgagaatttataaatgtttaataaaattaataaacatctaaaaaaTCGTGCTTTACTTGACCacgatgattcttttacaactatcttaaaatgcactttgtctgattgtttgaaggggctcttattggcgtccttctaaatgtatccagaagggcacctaacaattgcactcatgcgatacttttttgtagtaacttggcgtggtacaacttctcaatagtgacggcgcttttccgaggagttttggatatcgtatacgactgttttcgacgtagtggggattctcagaagcgcccctagCAATCTagcaattaattaaattaaattaaattaattaaaatagttttacaactgtaattgcatcttcattttgaggtaaaacctggcaaggattttttttaatttgggaagtaaaagtcactgggagctaaatcaggagaataaggtgggtgatcaagcaactcgtactttaattcgttgattttagtcattgtccgctggtgcgttgtcttgatgaaaaattattgtttgtgttgtaaaggccggtactctgttcggttttcgcgttgaaactccatacaaaaccaaaaaatgcgaaaaatttgcgaaattttttccatttgtgatactttgtttttcgtgttgaaaaactgacgtttatagcacggcgccatttgcaatgtgaattaagaaataatttatttattaaaaactgtttgtgcgggtttataaatcaaacacggaccatatttttgttccgaaactatacaaggatcaaaggaatagcagatcaattgcccaaggaaaaataaaatgttattttgtaaaaacaagcaacaccaccaacttaatccaatatcgctccctgtaaaatagcgctccaagctacctaaaaaaacgccgctttctatgtgcgaaataatggtttccataaaaatttttcgcagaatgaacatagtaccggccttaagccaggacgtttttctcgaatttgaacatttaattgatccaaaaggttgcaatagtactctgaatttattgttttacccttttgcagatagtcaatcaataaaatatcccccaacattttttgaatttgggggcgcttctgagaatccccactacgtcgaaaacaatcatatacgacattttttgctttggctacaatttctgttgctgtttttgaATGTCCACTACGtgattcatcttcaatgcttgtacaaccatgtttaaattcagcaacccaattttttactgttgcatatgaaggaacactttcacctaacacctaACATATTCTACTAAAACCACAGTATAGGGGATGTTGAAagtgattttgttgaaatcctctacGAGCCAGCTGATATTTGACTATTGCAAATCTACTGGGATCTACCCtgtagccccttcaaacaatcagaaaaagttaaTTTGACGGtgtttctgagaatccccaccacgtcgacaacaatcgtatacgacatccaaaactcgtcggaaaagcgccgtcactattgagaagttgtaccacaccaagttactacaaaaaggtatcgagtgagtgcaattattaggtgcctttttttaataaatttagaacgacgccaataagagccccttcaaacaatcagaaaaagttaaTTTGACGGtgtttctgagaatccccaccacgtcgacaacaatcgtatacgacatcccatatattgtgcaccctATAAgttaacccaataaacacaaacgtttgaaaaatgctaaatttctacaatttttctaacattttttcaaaggattagggtaatattcaagttgagaaattgttgagaaaatcgcgttctcaacaaaaaacagacattaccctcaacagtgaaattcaacacattagcaataatatctcaagtgttaccctcatattgaaatgcatcgctactcaataacttgtcaaacaattttcgatgcgagtcaaattcaaaattaacatcgcaaatacttttcaacctaaatttgtatgaatgatatccccacttcaaattgaaagtcaaagccaaaattctatgaattttgtataatttattcatttttatcaaaataaaatatataataatacactacactgcataatacactacaataccaattgataaataataatcttattaaacatatcaacaaataagaacaaaaaaaaacaaacaacaaaactttaaatatcttaaacattattagtaaacacttttgcattgataattcgatttccttccttttggtgtcataaaacagcattaaaatttattaacatgggggcaatttgaaattaggaacgtactggaccgcgtgttagaattgatttccagcagaaggaattcacaaaatatccattttaaactgataatagccctgccagcatttcaaagttccatttcatcttcatcgctaccacagactcgtaaatgtcactacaaccatcctactgtgatgggggacagcgtatcataaagtacaaaatgtacttcatacatgtattttgccatcactacttttacaaaagccattttattttttgtgaaacgccaagcgcaactagcttgttatattttatttaagtaaaaacgaaaataaagttctgaaaacagattttacgcttaaaattgtgaaaggtgtggtgaacaatttttgattttccaaatggaataaagtgattgtttttcaaatattttacagacacgctgcctccatcggaaaaaaacactggctgatagacgctgcaacatgtaactcgctacttgtaactctacatcatcattaatgcaaaaaattatgttaaatgtgatgtgatagtggtataaatgttatatttttaagaatttgttaatgattaatcaaattaataaatatctaaacaaacgtgttttactcgaccacaatgattcttttaccactatcttaaaatgtgctttttctgattgtttggagggtctcttattggcgtcgttctaaattgatctataaaggcacctaataattgcactcatgcgaaacctttttgtagtaacttggcgtggtacaacttctcaatagtgacggcgcttttccgacgagtttttgatatcgtatatgattgttttcgacgtacaggggattctcagaagcgcccccaaattcaaaaaatgttggcagggagcatatgaattaaactgacgatgtgatgcacattttcatccagaagttgttgatttcaacaatttgttgtttttaaaaattttaattggttgcacttgtaatgtttctggaaactttttcttgtcgataagccactcatttttcattggtcagcttcttaatgtttgcaagaatgtagcatccaaagattttagttttttgcaaagagatttaaatttagtgacttctctaaagtgttgatttatttttcatgacgtaccaattatgataaactatttgaagcagttccagttaattgtccaccattttttcatcggtcagctttttaatgtttttaggaACGtagtatccataattttagttttcggcaaagagatatacatttagtgacttccttaaagttttatctcattttttattttcacttacctatttttataaactatttggttagttgtctaaaattttccattctttttatttcttgcaattgaccacgaacttcgttgcacaaataagtattgaaaaccacatggttttttcgttgcattttagggtagtgttttgtcaaagttttctcatattatcttcaacaccttttcaaagatttcgtcaacattttggcaaattggaagtaattctcaaacaatttgaagatgtattgaagatgagcaagtcaagttgaatttatgttgaaaattatatttaccctcaaactgaaaagttgttgtatttgaaaaacgctcatcctgtgtttattgggaagtcactgaaagattctttacaaacaccgacattccgtccggaaaaactgatagtctgtaaagcgcattacactctatcagttattccggtacGTAAACTTCTCTATTTAGTTGAATCCATTGAACGATAGCGTAGCTTTTTGGTACGAATCATTCTTAATTACCATCCCTGTTGACagtttgtgataaaatttacaTTGTGTTTGTGTTGCAGAACGAAAACCCAAAAACAACAAAGCAAtgcaaattgttttaaaatttgtgcatttggagtcactgattgatttttaaattaaataaatttgtctttgcTTTCGCATGTAGTAAATTTGTCTTGATTCTTAATCGTTCTTATTGTCCGCAAGGAAAGTGCAGAGAATTGATTGCTCAGTTGGTgagtaattttgtttgtttgtggttGTACCACATATGCATTAACGATTAATTTGACTGCAATAGTGCATTTAATGAGCTGAAATATATACAATTAGTAAAGTCGCTAAGCCTAGTATCCCtagtatatatatgtatccctagtatttttttgtattttgcgtACGCTAACATTGGTTATTATTACGATTTCAAATGAAGTGAAATCTGatccacatattttttttattgtgggtgCGGCAACAATAGAATGCAGTATtatctttgttttcttttttttgtagcCTTAGTTCATCATGCCTATCTTGTATTCCGTAATATCCCGCGGTGTCACCGTACTGGCGAAATATGCTGAATGCGTTGGAAATTTCGCGGAAGTAACAGACCAGATTATATCCAAAATAACATTGGACAACCACAAGTTGACGTACTCCCACGGCGACTATCTGATCCATTATGTTTGTGAAAATAAGCTGATCTATATGTGTATAACAGACAGTGTATGTTGCGAAATCCATTTTTAAATTccgatttttgatagaattattTCCACTCGTTACAGGAGTTCGAACGAGCTCGTGCTTTCCTTTTTCTGGCTGATATTAAGCAGAAGTTTATCCAAACCTATGGCCTACAGGTGGCAACTGCCATAGCGTATGCTATGAATACAGAGTTCTCGAAAGTTCTTGCTCAGCAAATGACATTTTTTAGTCAGTCAATGGAAGTAGATGCGATTTCCAGGGTTCATGGGCAAATAGATGAATTGAAGGACATTGTTGTTAAAAATATAGGTATATTTTGGCTTAgctttaaatttgatatattATTGCTTAATGATACTTTGTTTATAATCACATTGCAGACAATCTCAGAGATCGTGGAGAAAAACTTGAACTACTCGTTAATAAAACCGAAAATCTTAGCAATAATGTAAGTAAATtagtatatttatttaatttaaatgtctttgCTACATTTCACTTTACTCCATTATTGTGTTTTAGCGATGACACAAATTCGACTTTATTTGACACAAACATATTATGAGGGAAAACTTCTCATATCATCTCAAACAATTCTTCATCCCATTGTCAAACGACCTCCAAATAGCCGAGTTTCAATACCATGCCATTTGATATTGAGCACTTAGAAGTGTCGCCAGAACTTCTAATTGCTTGGCCCAACGTTGAATAAACTGTTGGTGCTTTTTGACAGAGTCGGAGACATAGCTAGGGGACTAGCATACCACAAATGCCAACGAACCCTCATGAATTCCGAATCATAGTGAGTAAAgctgtactcagtgataagaaatgaaaaaaaatcactCATACGTTTGTCCTAACATTTAGTTTCTTTATATATTACTAGCTGGTCGGGTTTGGTTCATTTTATGAGCAGCCCGTCATTTTAGGCTTAAGGTGAGTAATAGGCTcggttttttgacaaaaaactaaattaaaagtgcaaaaatgtatatgaagacgattacatttttatcaagtcttgtgAAATTATGAGTGGGAAAGATCCAATGTGAAACACTTAAtgtttctaaattaattgattaaaaaagtaagctggttttcagctagtacttaacatagtacttacctttacatagacaattcagtccattgcgataccaggtTGTGAATTTCTCTGTAATCAATGAAGGATGCTTGATTTTAGGTTAAGCTGAATGACCAGTAAAGCTGATAACATTTTGAGTATTTCAGTCCTCTAAAAAATCTCTAATTGATGGTTCCCACTGCGGGTCACATCATTCGCATAATGAACATCACCATGACTATAATGGTATGCCACGATGCAGCTGATATGCATAAGCACATAGCAACATTTTTCTTCCGATTGGATTGATTAATCAATGGCTTTCTTATTCTCATTTTTTTATGCGGCCACTTCCTCgtgtttttcccaaatttatttcaataatacaaataatggaAAAAGTGAAAAAGATGGTGTTACCGTCACCTCATATTTGTAAATTGAAGGCTGTTTTTTCATATAGCATTCATAACGCACAATTTGAATTTTACTCGTATTAAAGGGACAGAACTCCAGACatttaaattacaatttattaAAAGGCCAGAACTCCCGATATTGCATTTACAAATCTGTGGTGTGTCCACTTACAATATTGCCGAAAAATATCCAGcaaaaacaaacacacaaaatttctttaaaatcattTGAGACGTTATCTCGTTTAGGCGCTTTGTAATACTTATTATGTCTGCTTATAGAAATGTCATTCATTCTTTCTTTAATTATTGGGgtgtaatttcattttatttttgggcctTGCTTGCTTTcataatatttcaaatatttcaaatcaaaatggaTCTTATATTatcattacaattttaatacgagCTTATTCGAAATTAAATATAAGGAATTGCTTGATTATGAATGTATTGGAAAGAaagcgccagataccaatcccaCAAGCCTAACATATGTTTCTTTGCTGGCAAATGCAACTTTCCATAGTCTGATAGATGATTTAATTTGAATCTTATACgttaattttctaaggaaattacaTATAAGAATTATtccattttttaagattttgatttgttttttaagcggttttatatattttaaatagaccCTATTTTTCTGTCTGTTTTCATTACTTAGTTATATATTGTTGGGGATCATTTTTCTGGGGTCCATTTTCATATTGCCCATACATTAAAAGGAAATGGTCCAACTCATTAACTGTgaataatttagtttttttttaatttatttaaaaaataattgagaaataaagttatttttgcACAATTGGTTCCGAATGTGTTAAATTTTTGGTAAGGTTTCTGCAATTTTATAgagtataaaaagtttttttttgcacaattggttccgaatttgtaaattttttgggaaggtTTCTGCTATTTTATAGAGTATATcgtaataaatgttttttttttttatatattatatattttatatatatttacctattaaattcaataaattgtAATTCTTAATGC
It includes:
- the Vamp7 gene encoding vesicle-associated membrane protein 7 translates to MPILYSVISRGVTVLAKYAECVGNFAEVTDQIISKITLDNHKLTYSHGDYLIHYVCENKLIYMCITDSEFERARAFLFLADIKQKFIQTYGLQVATAIAYAMNTEFSKVLAQQMTFFSQSMEVDAISRVHGQIDELKDIVVKNIDNLRDRGEKLELLVNKTENLSNNSVAFRKASRNLARQMFWKNVRLYVVVGLILIFVVYVIGSMACGGLDWHSC